The following DNA comes from Centropristis striata isolate RG_2023a ecotype Rhode Island chromosome 3, C.striata_1.0, whole genome shotgun sequence.
TGTTTGCTCCAGTGtgtatgtctattttttttgtcatgtacaGCACTTCAGAGTAGTTAGTTAGGTCGCTGTTAAGATTTGCTACCAGAGGGTGGAGACCATTTCTGATGCAGTTTGTTGTTATGTACCTTTCTTTTTAAAGGTGTGCATTTGGAGACTGGCCATGAGATGTTGCTGTaatggtttttatgtgttttacacagAATAAATACACCCCAGCcaagcagagcagcagctgtcAGCATCTCATTCCTCATCATACATAAACACAACGCAGAGATTGTAGCAGACAGACCAGACCAGCTACACTTCCATCATGGAAATAAACATCAAAATGCTGGATGGGGCTTGCCACACACTGCAGGTGAACCCAAACGACACAGTGGCCTCTCTTAAAATACGCATCCAGGAGAAACTGGGAGTTTCCCGTGACACTCAGAAGCTGATGTTTGTGAACGGCCAGAACACAGATCTCAACGACGACTCAAAGCCCCTCAGCTGGTACGGCCTGCACTCCGGGGTCACCGTGTCCCTGCTGGTGATCCAGCCGGTAAACAAACCGGTGCaggtgttcctgagaaacgagaAGGGGAAGACCAGCACCTACAACGTCAGACTGGAGGAGACTGTGAGCAGCTTTAAGAGCAAGGTCCAGAGCAGAGAGGGGCCCGCTGTGAGCCAGCAGGTACTGGCTCACCAAGGCAGAGTGATGGATGGGGGGAAACTGTCCGACTACA
Coding sequences within:
- the LOC131968307 gene encoding polyubiquitin-B-like isoform X1, yielding MEINIKMLDGACHTLQVNPNDTVASLKIRIQEKLGVSRDTQKLMFVNGQNTDLNDDSKPLSWYGLHSGVTVSLLVIQPVNKPVQVFLRNEKGKTSTYNVRLEETVSSFKSKVQSREGPAVSQQVLAHQGRVMDGGKLSDYNVTELSTIDLTLRLRGG
- the LOC131968307 gene encoding polyubiquitin-B-like isoform X2 gives rise to the protein MEINIKMLDGACHTLQVNPNDTVASLKIRIQEKLGVSRDTQKLMFVNGQNTDLNDDSKPLSWYGLHSGVTVSLLVIQPVNKPVQETVSSFKSKVQSREGPAVSQQVLAHQGRVMDGGKLSDYNVTELSTIDLTLRLRGG